The following proteins are co-located in the Mesorhizobium sp. M1E.F.Ca.ET.045.02.1.1 genome:
- the leuD gene encoding 3-isopropylmalate dehydratase small subunit yields the protein MDKFTKLTGVAAPMPIVNVDTDMIIPKDYLKTIKRTGLGTGLFAEMRYKDDGSENPDFVLNKPAYRKAQILVAGDNFGCGSSREHAPWALLDFGIRCVISTSFADIFYNNCFKNGILPITVSPEDLDKLMDDASRGSNATLSIDLEAKEIRGPDGGVVKFDLDDFKRHCLLNGLDDIGLTMEKAGAIASFEKKNAELRPWA from the coding sequence ATGGACAAATTCACCAAGCTCACCGGCGTCGCCGCGCCCATGCCGATCGTCAATGTCGACACCGACATGATCATCCCGAAGGATTATCTGAAGACGATCAAGCGCACCGGACTTGGCACCGGCCTGTTCGCCGAAATGCGCTACAAGGACGACGGCTCGGAGAACCCGGATTTCGTGCTCAACAAGCCGGCCTACCGCAAGGCGCAGATCCTGGTCGCCGGCGACAATTTCGGCTGCGGCTCGAGCCGCGAGCATGCGCCCTGGGCGCTGCTCGATTTCGGCATTCGCTGCGTGATCTCGACCTCGTTCGCCGACATTTTCTACAACAACTGCTTCAAGAACGGCATCCTGCCGATCACGGTGAGCCCGGAAGATCTCGACAAGCTGATGGACGACGCCTCGCGCGGCTCCAATGCGACGCTGTCGATCGATCTCGAAGCGAAGGAAATCCGCGGGCCGGATGGCGGCGTGGTCAAGTTCGATCTCGACGACTTCAAGCGCCACTGCTTGCTGAACGGCCTCGACGACATCGGGCTGACCATGGAGAAGGCCGGCGCCATCGCTTCGTTCGAGAAGAAAAACGCTGAGCTGCGCCCCTGGGCCTGA
- a CDS encoding SRPBCC family protein, with protein MSDNSFVYVTYIRTTPEKLWTALTDPEFNRQFFLCSYQESDWKVGSSWKLIFPDGRVADSGEILEIDPPRRLVIKWRNEWMPELKEDGYTRCTFTIEQDGDLMKLAVTHEADGPHRLIENVAKGWPLVLASLKSLLETGKGFERPPSKG; from the coding sequence ATGAGCGACAACAGTTTCGTCTACGTCACCTATATCCGCACCACGCCCGAAAAGCTTTGGACGGCATTGACCGACCCCGAGTTCAACCGGCAGTTCTTCCTCTGCTCCTATCAGGAGAGCGACTGGAAGGTGGGCTCGAGCTGGAAGCTGATCTTCCCCGACGGCCGCGTCGCCGACTCGGGCGAGATTCTCGAGATCGACCCGCCCAGGCGTCTCGTCATCAAATGGCGCAACGAATGGATGCCGGAGCTGAAGGAAGACGGCTACACGCGCTGCACCTTCACCATCGAGCAGGACGGCGATTTGATGAAGCTTGCCGTCACCCACGAGGCCGACGGACCGCACAGGCTGATCGAGAACGTCGCCAAGGGCTGGCCGCTGGTCCTGGCGAGCCTGAAGAGCCTGCTCGAGACCGGCAAGGGTTTCGAGCGCCCGCCGTCAAAGGGCTGA
- a CDS encoding response regulator transcription factor: MPHNILVADDDPHIREIICFALEKAGMKTAAVADGAAALQAVERRAPDLIVLDIGMPEMDGLEVCRRLRQRSDVPVLFLSARDEEIDRILGLEMGGDDYVTKPFSPRELVARVNVILRRARPVAVEEEADGRQFAHGKLMLVPASHAASFEGKPLTLTAIEFAILKGFLARPQHVLGRDAVMANAYASNIHVSERTVDSHIRNIRAKLAAVGCVDAIATVHGVGFRLGRCGG; the protein is encoded by the coding sequence ATGCCGCACAATATCCTCGTCGCCGACGACGATCCGCATATCCGCGAGATCATCTGCTTCGCGCTGGAAAAGGCCGGCATGAAGACGGCTGCCGTGGCCGACGGCGCAGCGGCGCTGCAGGCGGTCGAGCGCCGCGCGCCCGACCTCATCGTGCTCGACATCGGCATGCCGGAGATGGACGGGCTGGAAGTGTGCCGGCGGCTCCGGCAACGCTCCGACGTGCCGGTGCTGTTCCTGTCGGCGCGCGACGAAGAAATCGACCGCATCCTGGGGCTGGAGATGGGCGGCGACGACTATGTGACGAAGCCGTTCAGCCCGCGCGAGCTGGTCGCCCGCGTCAACGTCATCCTGCGGCGCGCCCGCCCAGTGGCGGTGGAGGAAGAAGCGGACGGCCGGCAGTTCGCGCATGGCAAGCTCATGCTGGTGCCGGCCAGCCATGCGGCGAGTTTTGAAGGCAAGCCGCTCACCTTGACGGCGATCGAGTTCGCAATTCTGAAAGGCTTCCTCGCCCGGCCGCAGCATGTGCTCGGCCGCGACGCGGTGATGGCCAATGCCTATGCCTCCAACATCCACGTCTCGGAACGCACCGTCGACAGCCATATCCGCAACATCCGCGCCAAGCTGGCGGCGGTCGGCTGCGTGGATGCGATCGCGACCGTGCATGGCGTCGGCTTCCGGCTCGGCCGATGCGGTGGTTGA
- a CDS encoding metalloregulator ArsR/SmtB family transcription factor, producing MSMDAVFRALADPTRRQLLDSLYARNGQTLNALCERMDMTRQAVTKHLAILEEANLVTTVRRGREKEHYLNPVPINEIAERWIGKFERHRLDALSDLKKRLEREEP from the coding sequence ATGAGCATGGATGCCGTCTTTCGCGCCTTGGCCGACCCGACACGTCGGCAATTGCTGGACAGCCTCTATGCCCGGAACGGGCAGACGCTGAATGCGCTCTGCGAACGGATGGACATGACACGCCAGGCGGTGACCAAGCACCTGGCGATTCTGGAAGAAGCGAACCTCGTCACCACCGTCCGCCGGGGCCGCGAGAAGGAGCACTACCTCAACCCCGTTCCGATCAACGAGATCGCCGAGCGCTGGATCGGCAAGTTCGAGCGCCATCGGCTGGATGCATTGAGCGACCTGAAGAAGCGGCTTGAAAGGGAAGAGCCATGA
- a CDS encoding GNAT family N-acetyltransferase, whose product MAPTSKVLYASEPTLDVAEFRRVLVESGLGETRPVDDEARLKTMLGNANLVLTARLDVEGRPLVGLARAITDFSWVCYISELAVSASAQGLGIGKGLMDEARRQLGPAVGISLISLPDAVGFYERIGMKRMTDAFWFSRKH is encoded by the coding sequence ATGGCGCCGACTTCGAAGGTCCTCTACGCAAGCGAGCCCACGCTCGATGTTGCCGAATTCCGCCGCGTGCTGGTGGAATCCGGCCTCGGCGAAACACGGCCGGTCGATGACGAGGCCCGCCTGAAGACGATGCTCGGCAATGCCAATCTGGTGCTGACCGCGCGTCTCGATGTCGAGGGCAGGCCGCTTGTCGGCCTCGCGCGCGCCATCACCGACTTCTCCTGGGTCTGCTACATTTCCGAGCTCGCCGTGTCCGCCTCGGCGCAAGGGCTCGGCATCGGCAAGGGCCTGATGGACGAGGCGCGTCGGCAACTCGGCCCTGCGGTCGGCATCAGCCTGATCTCGTTGCCCGACGCCGTCGGTTTTTACGAGCGCATCGGCATGAAACGCATGACCGACGCTTTCTGGTTCTCCCGCAAGCACTGA
- a CDS encoding SRPBCC domain-containing protein, with protein MMLGHSWPQAMANTETVMASAEILAPPEQVLAALVTDEVGRWWGSADTYRMIGWAADLRVGGRWNVTVKTADGGHLPVSGRFVEIEMPRRIVQTRRYERDHPTLGRHETTVAYLLEPTVAGTQLTICHGGFAGFPDAAAEHAEGWARVLGWLQRYFGEGKQAA; from the coding sequence ATGATGCTCGGGCATTCCTGGCCGCAGGCCATGGCGAACACCGAGACGGTCATGGCTTCGGCAGAAATCCTTGCCCCTCCCGAGCAAGTTCTTGCCGCGCTCGTCACGGATGAGGTCGGGCGCTGGTGGGGCTCGGCGGACACCTACCGGATGATTGGCTGGGCCGCCGATCTTCGCGTCGGCGGCCGATGGAATGTCACCGTGAAGACTGCCGACGGCGGGCATCTTCCCGTCAGCGGGAGATTTGTCGAGATCGAGATGCCGCGCCGCATCGTGCAGACGAGGCGCTACGAGCGGGACCATCCGACGCTCGGCCGCCACGAGACCACCGTCGCCTATCTGCTGGAACCGACCGTGGCCGGCACGCAGCTCACGATCTGCCACGGCGGTTTCGCCGGCTTCCCGGACGCCGCGGCCGAGCATGCCGAAGGCTGGGCAAGAGTGCTTGGGTGGCTGCAACGATATTTTGGCGAGGGAAAGCAGGCGGCTTAG
- a CDS encoding FAD-binding oxidoreductase — MRYDIVIIGGAIVGSSVAYYLREEGFTGSIALIERDPQFSHAATTLSCASIRQQFSIPENIRLSQFTLKLFRRLKETFGADADIGFREGGYLILAGEAGLPILKANHEAQIAEGADIVLEDADQLTRRFPWLSAEGISAGAYGRSGEGWFDAHAMLMLFRKALREKNIDLITASVTGIARQGNRVASVSLDNGEALEAGIIVNAAGPNAGKVAAFAGLELPVEPRKRNVFVFEAREKYADMPLLVDPSGIYVRPEGSVYITGGAEPEEGDHAPDPKDFEVNWPLFEEVIWPVLATRIPAFEAIKPTRAWVGHYDYNTLDQNAVIGPHPEVENFLFANGFSGHGLQQAPAVGKALSELIVHGGYRTVDCTAFGYGRVAEGRAFRELNVI, encoded by the coding sequence GTGCGCTACGACATCGTCATCATCGGCGGAGCCATCGTCGGTTCCTCGGTCGCCTACTATCTGCGCGAAGAGGGCTTTACCGGCTCCATCGCGCTGATCGAGCGCGATCCGCAATTCTCCCATGCGGCGACGACGCTGTCCTGCGCCTCCATCCGCCAGCAATTCTCGATCCCGGAAAACATCCGCCTGTCGCAGTTCACGCTGAAACTGTTCCGGCGCCTGAAGGAGACTTTCGGCGCCGATGCCGACATCGGTTTTCGCGAAGGCGGTTATCTGATCCTCGCCGGCGAGGCGGGCCTGCCGATCCTCAAGGCCAATCACGAGGCGCAGATCGCCGAGGGCGCCGATATCGTGCTGGAGGACGCCGACCAACTCACGCGCCGCTTCCCCTGGCTGTCGGCCGAGGGTATTTCAGCCGGCGCCTATGGCCGCAGCGGCGAAGGCTGGTTCGACGCGCATGCGATGCTGATGCTGTTCCGCAAGGCGCTGCGCGAGAAGAACATCGACCTCATCACGGCCTCGGTCACGGGCATCGCGCGCCAGGGCAACCGCGTCGCGAGCGTGAGCCTCGACAATGGCGAGGCGCTTGAAGCCGGCATTATTGTCAACGCCGCCGGCCCGAACGCCGGCAAGGTCGCCGCTTTTGCCGGGCTCGAGCTGCCGGTCGAGCCGCGCAAGCGCAACGTCTTCGTCTTCGAGGCGCGCGAGAAATACGCCGACATGCCGCTGCTGGTCGATCCCTCCGGCATCTATGTGCGGCCGGAAGGCTCGGTCTACATCACCGGCGGCGCCGAACCAGAGGAAGGCGATCACGCACCCGATCCCAAGGATTTCGAGGTCAACTGGCCACTGTTCGAAGAGGTGATCTGGCCGGTACTCGCCACCCGCATCCCCGCCTTCGAGGCGATCAAGCCGACGCGCGCCTGGGTCGGGCATTACGACTACAACACGCTCGACCAGAACGCGGTGATCGGGCCGCATCCGGAGGTCGAAAACTTCCTCTTCGCCAACGGCTTCTCCGGCCACGGCCTGCAGCAGGCGCCGGCGGTCGGCAAGGCGCTCTCCGAGCTCATCGTGCATGGCGGGTATCGGACGGTGGATTGCACGGCGTTCGGGTATGGGCGCGTTGCGGAGGGCCGGGCGTTCCGGGAGCTGAATGTGATTTGA
- a CDS encoding ATP-binding protein, translating into MRWLSKESWRPRLATVVVAILIVVMALPLVGLFFFRLYENQLIRQTEGELIAQGAVVAAVYADAVRAAGIAPERLGAPISADPARDSNYPYQPIEPQLDLASDDVMPSRPAALPATADPAFAAIGARLNGILDETQKTTLAGFRLLDPHGVVIAGGDELGLSLGKVEEVGRALSGVYASELRLRIPDQPPPPLYSVSRGTKVRVFVALPVEVEGRVAGVVYLSRTPNNIVKHLYGERGKVTLAAIAILGGTLLIALVFIRTVSRPIYALIERTKRIAAGDREAIRPLDHHGTREMAELSAAFLDMAQKLQARSDSIQTFATHVSHELKSPLTAIQGAAELLRDSGGTMDEAERRRFSNNIVTDAGRLNLLVRRLLELARAENLAPSGESTTLNAALALLPVDARLEVRTEGGNTGLGISGENLAIVLANLIDNSARHGAKQVTIGAESAGERAAVHFGDDGDGISVSNRAKVFEPFFTTRREAGGTGMGLGIVLALLKAHDGTIRLVDSERGTRFEINLPVA; encoded by the coding sequence ATGCGGTGGTTGAGCAAGGAAAGCTGGCGGCCGCGGCTCGCCACCGTCGTCGTCGCCATCCTGATCGTGGTGATGGCGCTGCCGCTTGTCGGGCTGTTCTTCTTCCGGCTCTATGAGAACCAGCTGATCCGCCAGACCGAGGGCGAGCTCATCGCGCAGGGCGCGGTCGTCGCAGCAGTTTATGCCGACGCGGTGCGCGCGGCCGGCATTGCCCCGGAACGGTTGGGCGCGCCGATCTCGGCTGATCCTGCAAGGGACAGCAACTATCCCTACCAGCCGATCGAGCCGCAGCTCGATCTGGCTTCCGATGATGTCATGCCGTCGCGGCCGGCGGCGCTTCCCGCGACCGCCGATCCGGCCTTCGCGGCGATCGGCGCGCGGCTTAACGGCATCCTCGACGAGACGCAGAAGACGACGCTCGCCGGCTTCCGCCTGCTTGATCCGCATGGCGTGGTCATTGCCGGCGGCGACGAATTGGGCTTGTCGCTCGGCAAGGTCGAGGAGGTAGGGAGGGCGCTCTCCGGCGTCTATGCCAGCGAGCTCCGCTTAAGGATCCCCGACCAGCCGCCACCGCCGCTCTATTCGGTGAGCCGCGGCACCAAGGTACGCGTCTTCGTCGCCCTGCCGGTCGAGGTCGAAGGCCGAGTCGCCGGCGTGGTCTATCTGTCGCGGACGCCGAACAACATCGTCAAGCATCTCTACGGCGAGCGCGGCAAGGTCACGCTTGCGGCAATCGCGATTCTCGGCGGCACGTTGCTGATCGCGCTGGTGTTCATCCGCACCGTCAGCCGGCCGATCTATGCGCTGATCGAGCGGACAAAGCGCATCGCCGCCGGCGATCGCGAGGCGATCAGGCCGCTCGATCATCACGGCACGCGCGAGATGGCGGAACTGTCGGCCGCTTTCCTCGACATGGCGCAAAAACTGCAGGCGCGCTCCGACAGCATCCAGACCTTCGCCACCCATGTCTCGCACGAGCTGAAATCGCCGCTGACGGCGATCCAGGGCGCGGCGGAGCTTCTCAGGGATTCCGGCGGGACGATGGACGAGGCCGAGCGGCGGCGTTTCTCCAACAACATCGTTACCGATGCCGGCCGGCTCAATCTCCTGGTGCGGCGGCTGCTGGAGCTGGCGCGCGCCGAAAACCTCGCGCCGAGCGGCGAAAGCACGACGCTCAATGCCGCGCTGGCCCTGCTGCCGGTCGATGCCAGGCTGGAGGTGCGCACCGAGGGCGGCAATACCGGCCTTGGCATCTCGGGCGAGAATCTGGCGATCGTGCTCGCCAACCTCATCGACAATTCAGCCAGGCACGGCGCCAAGCAGGTTACGATCGGTGCCGAAAGCGCAGGCGAAAGGGCGGCCGTCCATTTCGGCGACGACGGCGACGGCATTTCGGTCAGCAACCGCGCAAAAGTGTTCGAGCCGTTCTTCACCACAAGGCGCGAGGCCGGCGGCACCGGCATGGGGCTGGGCATCGTGCTGGCCCTCCTGAAAGCCCATGATGGCACGATCAGGCTGGTTGACAGCGAGCGCGGCACGCGCTTCGAGATCAATTTGCCGGTCGCGTGA